A stretch of DNA from Sandaracinaceae bacterium:
GCGGTCACCGGCGCACGTACATCGGCGCCCTGCCCGGCCGGCTCATTCAGTCGCTGCGCAAGGTGGGCACCAACAACCCCGTGTTCCTGCTGGATGAAATCGACAAGATGTCGAGCGACTTCCGGGGCGACCCGGCCTCGGCGCTGCTCGAGGTGTTGGACCCCGAGCAGAACAGCACGTTCAACGACCACTTCCTGGACCTCGACTACGACCTCAGCGACGTGATGTTCATCACCACGGCCAACTCGCTGAGCGGCATCCCGCTGCCCCTGCGGGACCGCATGGAGATCCTGGAGCTGAGCGGCTACACGGAGTTCGAGAAGCTCAACATCGCGGTGCGCTACCTGGTGCCGCGTCAGCTCGAGGCCGCGGGCCTGGGCGACGTGGACGTGGAGATCACCGAGAACGCCATCCGCACGGTCATCCACCACTACACGCGTGAGAGCGGCGTGCGCAACCTGGAGCGCGAGCTGGGCAGCATCTGCCGCAAGATCGCGCGGCAGGTGCTGAAGGACCGGCAGGCGCAGGAGGCGGCCAAGTCCGACGACGCACAGGGCGCGGTGGACTCGGAGGCGCCGACGGGCATGCAGGCCGCCGTGCCGCAGCCTGCGCACGCCCCGGCCGACGCCGAGACCAGCGACAACGATGCGCGTGAGGCGGACGCCGACAAGGGCGCGCAGGGCGCAGCCGCCACCGACGAGCACGAGGGCCGCACCGAGGCGCAGTACCGCGTGGTGGCCCGGCAGGTGCCGCGCTACCTGGGCGTGCCCAAGTTCACGGGCGACAAGACCTCCGACAAGGACCTCATCGGCCTGACCAACGGCCTGTCGGTCAGCAGCTACGGCGGCAACGTGCTCGAGTGCGAGGCGGCCGTGGTGCCCGGCAAGGGCAAGCTGGTCATCACCGGCCTGCTCGAGAAGGGCATGCAGGAGTCCGCGCAGGCCGCCATGAGCTACATCCGCTCGCGGCAGAAGCTGCTGGGCCTGGACGAGGAGTTCCACACCAACCTCGACTTCCACGTGCACTTCCCGGAGTTCATCCAGAAGGACGGGCCGAGCGCGGGCATCACGATGGCCACCAGCCTGGCCAGCGCGCTGCTCAAGATCCCCGTGCGCCGCAACGTGGCCATGACGGGCGAGATCACGCTGCGCGGGCGCGTCATGCCCATCGGCGGGCTCAAGGAGAAGATGCTGGCGGCCCACCGCGCCGGCATCGACACCATCCTGATCCCCGCCGAGAACCGCAAGGACCTGGGCGAGATCCCCCGCCGCGTGCTCAACGCCATGCGCGTGGTGCTGGTGGAGCACATGGACGAGGTGCTGCGCGAGGCGCTCCTGCTGCACGACCCGGACGCCATCTTCGGGCACAACCGCGTGCGGCCCCTCGAGTACCGCAACGGCAAGCTGCTGGGCCCGGACGACGACGCCCCAGCGCCAGGCACCCCGGTGCCCAACGTGTCGCCCCCCGGCGCGCAGCAATAGACGTCAGCAGCCGTCGGGGGCCGCCCACGTGGCGAAGCCCCTGGCGCAATCCCCTTCGAGGCCTCATACAGGGGCCTTCAAGACCCGCGGGCTTAGCTCAGTTGGTAGAGCATCGCCCTTACAAGGCGAGGGTCTTCGGTTCGAGCCCGGAAGCCCGTACCCCTGGAGCCCCCTGAATCATGATGGATTCAGGGGGCTTCGCTTTGGGGCGGCTGTTCCATCCGCCCCGCTGGACGCAAGGGCTTCATCAGCCCCCACACTGCGCCGACTACGTCGGCTTGAGTGCCCGCGTCAGAACGTGAGAGGTTCCGCGGATGTCCCAGCGGAAGAGCATCAAGTGGTCGGGTGTGGCATTGACGGTGGAAGAGGGTGAGATGGGCACGTTCGTCGTGCGTCGACCAGGTTCGGAGGACGCTGCCGTGTTCGACCACAGCGCGTACGAGTGGACGTCGCAACCCGGGTGGCTACAGAAACTCCGGGGCTTCGATTCGGACGCCTTCAAGGAGGAGCTCCTCATGACCATGTTCTAGTGTCCGCCCCGGTCCGGAGGGGCATCGGCAACGCCAAACCAGCGAAGCCAATGCCTCAGCGGGCGTCTTGGCCGTGGGCCCCTTCCATCTCGTACCTCGGACCTCTACGCTCAGAGCATGAAGAGGAGCCTGCCGATCCAGACGCCCTGCCCCTACGGCGAGTCGTGGAGCGACATGGCAGAAGAGGATGGCGGGCGCCGCTGCCAAAGGTGCGACGAGCACCTGGTGGACATCTCGCTCCTCACGTGGAGCCAGGCGAAGCAGCTGAAGAAGCTCTCCGCGAAAGTGGGTGGGCTGTGCGCGAGCGTGCGACGGGACGAGCGGGGCGCTCCCATCTACGCGCGCACCAAGACGCGCCGCTTGGTGGTCGCGGCCGGCACCGTCTTGAGCGTCTCCCTCGCCGCCTGTGGGGAGCCCGGAACTCCTACGGCCGGGCCCGCCATGGAGGGGCGCTCTCCGCCCGGGTCGGCGACGCCGGAACCACCGACAGCGGTCCCCGACGACATGGTCCGCGTGGAGGATGCCGATGGGGATGCCGACGACGAACAGACGCAGGCAGACGACCTGGCCGTGTCCCCCTCCGAGGCGATGGATGACGCCGGGGTCGAAGAGCACGTGGAGCCGGTCGCGACAGAGCCCTCCTCGAGGAGGAGGCGCACCCGACGCGCGAACCGTGATCGGTACGATGACGACCCACTGGTCGGACTGGCCTTCTGAGCCACAACGGGTCAGGTTCACGCTCGAAGCGCGTATCGTGGTGCGTGATCCACCGCATTTCGGAGCCACTGGACGAGTCCCGGGACGCAGGCACACTCCGCCCATGACCGACATGCTCGAGGCCCCTCGCGCCGCGCGACGCCTCACTGACGACGACGACTTCGCGGCGCTGACCGAGCTCATCCACCTGGCCTACGCGCCGCTCGCCGCGAAGGGCTTGAACTACTGGGGGAGCCGACAGACCGTGGACGACACGCGCCACCGCTGGGCGCGCGGAGAGACCTGGGTGGCCGTGCAGGACGGCGCGTACGTGGCCACCGTGACGCTCTACGCCCCCGGCACGGGTCACGGAGGGGGCTGGTACGCGCAGCCCGACGTCGCCAAGTTCGGTCAGCTGTGTGTGCACCCTCGACTGCAGGGCACGGGCTTGGGGGCGCGCATGCTCAACCTCGTCGAGGACCGTGCCCGGGCTCAGGGCGCCGCGCACCTCGCCTGCGACACGTCGGAACAGGCTACGGCGCTGATCGCGCTCTACACGCGCCGCGGGTACGTGTTCGTGGAACACATGGACATGCGGCCGAAGGTCAACTACCGCTCCGTGCTGCTGTCGCTCGACCTGCGCGACTCGAGCACACGCAACGACCACGCCTGAGGCGGGCAACACTGCGCACCGGCCTCACACGTCGCGCAGGAAGTCCGGCAGGTGCTCCTTCATCTCGCGCACGGCCGCGGCCAGCGTGTCGGCGCTCATGTCCCGTGTGACGGTCCAGCAGCGTGTGCCCTCGCCGCCCTCCCCCACGTGCACCTGCGCGGTGCGGTCCACGTGCAGCACCAGGCTCGGCAGCTGCGCGTCCTCCAGCGCGGCCCGTAGCGCCTCGGCGGAGAGCGCAGCCACGTCGCCGAAGCCCGCCCGCAGGCGCCGACGGACCGCCGCTTGGTCCACCGCGGCCCGTGCCTCGGCCAACGCAGCCATCGCGCGGTCCAGCGCAGCGTGAACGGCGGCCAGGTGCTCGTGGTCCCCGCGCGCGCTCTCGGCGGCGTCCGCAGCCGCCAACACCGCCGTCCCGTGCACGTCGCCTTCCGCGAACAGCGGCAGCGCGTGCGCCTTGGCCGCCGCCACGTTCGCGGCGGAGCGCGAAAGGCACGCATCGAAGTCGTGCACGTCGGGGCGCGGGTGGAGAGGGTCCCGCGCGGGGGCGACCGGAGTGCTCGGAGCAGTCATCGACCCTGAGCCTACCGCGTGCACACGCACCCCGCGCTACCAGCGGTTGTCCGCCTGCTCGGCCCAGCCCACCAGCCCGTCCACCGAGTGCCGCACGCCGAGCGTGTCGCTGACCCAGCCGCGCCAGTGCCCGAAGGCCTGGTGCACGTCCGACCCGAGCGGGCCCAGGTCCACGCCCGCGTGCCGCACGTGGAAGGGCGTGAGCGTCACGTCCAGGCGCTCGCCCTGCGCGCGCCACGGCCGGTCCCAGTGCGTGGTGTCGTAGGTGAAGTCCACCTCGTCGGGCAGGTAATGCATGACGCCGTCCACGAACAGCGCGTTCTCCGTGGCGCCCGTGCCCGCCGTCCACTTGGCACCCAGCTGTAGCCCAGTGCGCCTGCCCTCCACCACGCCGCTGCCGACGGCCCAGTTCCACACGATGGCGTGCGGCCAGCGCCCGCGCCCGCGGTCCAGCACGGCCCACGACTCCCCCGCCGGGATCGCGTACGACACCCCGTCCACCCAGATCACGCCCGATACGGGGCACGCGGGCGCCTTGAGCGTGTACTGGAACAGGCCCTCGCCGAAGGGCACCACCACGCCCAGCGCGTCGCCGGCGGACTCCACGAACGCGTTCAACGACACACGTGGCACCCGCACGTGCAAGCGCGTCCCCGCCGGACGGCCAGGGCGTGCGTGCTCGCCGGTGAAACGGAACGAGCTGTACGGCCCCCGCCCCGTGGCCTCGAACGGCGGCAGCCCGTCGGGCAAGCGCACGCCCAGCCCCATGGGCGCCGCGAACGGGATGGAGCGCTCGCGCCCAGTCGCCCGGTCGAGCAAGAAGACTTCCTGCAGGCTGAGCACGTCAAGGTCCGCCAGGGTGAGCCCGATGACGTGCGTGGGCGTGATGATGCCCCAGTACTCCCAGCGCTTGGTGCGCCCGAAGCCGCGCAGGTTGGCGCGGTGCAGCTGCCGGCGCGAGTGCCCGCGCGCAGCAGGGTTCAGGCGCCCATCGGGCAGACACAGGTCGACCTCGTCGCGCAGCTCGGGGTTGCCGTTCGTCACCCGCGCAGCGTCGGCCGACGGCGCCCGTGAGTCAATTCAGCTCTTCGACCCAGACGCACTCACGGGCGGCGGCGCGCGGCGCACCGAGCTTGGGCGGGATGCCCACCAGCGCGGCCGCCAGGCGGTCGGCCGTCAACTCGCTGTCGTGGAAGAACTGGATGGCCATGCCCGCCTTGTGATCCTCGTGCTTGCGCCGCTGCATCTGCACACGGCACACGCGGCCAAAGAGGAACAGCGGCTCACGGGCGGACGGGTCACGCGCGGGCGGCGTCAGCTCGACCACCACCTCCTCGCCCACGTGCAGCGGGTAGTCGCACGACAGCCACATCCCGTGCGCGCTCAGGTCCAGCACATGGTGCTCGATGGGCACGTCCCAGAAATCCGACACGAGCTGGCACTCGATATCGACCTGGCGACGGACTTCGGAGCGGGGCGGGAGGACTTCGACGGTCTGCAGCATGAGGCACCTCGGGGCTGGCGTACCTGGACACCGTACCACCTTGTCCTACATGCACATACTTTTCGTCACAGTCATTTCTGAAGCTGGCTGCCTGGGGTCGTGGGGCCCATTGGCTGGCGCGCGGTGAGGGCTACGGTCCCCGTTCGGTGCCCGGGGTTCAGCGCCTCGCGTCCGTGGCCCTCAGGTCGCGTTCAGCCGCACCCGCCGACTCGGGTCCAGCTCGTAGCGCTCCCCCGTCCACGCCCCCGGCGTCGCGAAGGCCTCGTCGCGCCCGATGTCGTAGACCCACACGCCCTCGCGCCCGCGGTAGGTGGCGCTGCCCGCGCTGCACAGGTCCATCCGCACCCCGGGCTCACGCACGTGGTACAGGTAGTGGACGTGCCCGTGGCACAGCGCCCCGCGCGTGATGACCTTGCACCGCTCCAGCAGGTCGTTGGCGTTGATGAGCCCGTGGCGCACCGTGTCGGGCCGCCCATCGGCGAGGCGTGGCGCGTAGTGGGTGCCCAGCAGCAGAAAGCGCCCCGCGAGCCGCGAGTGGGTGAAGGCTCGGCTCAGCGCGTCCAGCTGCCCGTCGGGCACGCGGCCGCTCGAGAAGCGCACGCTCGGGTTGGGGCGAGCGCTGTTGAACGTGACGATGGCCAGGTGCTCGCCATAGAGGCGCACCTTGGGCCAGCCGTCGTCGCTCGCCAGCTCGGGCAGGTCGTTGGGCATCAGCGCGCCGAACACCGCCTCGAAGCGCCCGTCCGCGATGGTGTCGGGCACGTACACGTCGTGGTTGCCGGGGACGGTGACGAAGTCCTCCGTGGCGCCCGCGACGAGCTCCATCATCTGCCGCGCGAAGCGCAGCTCGGGCCACGTGCCGAGCGCCGTGTAGTCGCCCGTGCAGAGCCCGATGTGCACGCTCTCGCGCTTGATGAGCTCGGGCAGCGCGCTGACCTTGCGCGCCGCCTCGGCGAAGCGCGCCCGGCGATGCAGCGCCAGGTTCAGGTACCCGATGCCGCGCTTGTTCATGAAGTCGCGGCGCCGCACGCCCACGAAGCCCTGCTCGAGGTGCACGTCGCTGAAATGCAGCACGCGGTAGCTGTCGCGCACGGGCACCGCGGCCGGGCCCACTGGCGCCCCGCGCGTGGCCGGGTCGCCCTCGAGCGTGCGACCCGTTGCCCCTTCGCCGTCCGGGTCGCTCAAGGCCACATCGCGGGGGCGCGCAGACCCTCACCCTCGTCGAAGCCGAAGCGCACGTTGAACGCCTGCACGGCCTGCCCCGAGGCGCCCTTCACCAGGTTGTCGATGGCGCACATGGCGACGACGCGCCCAACGCGCTTGTCCACGACGTAGCCCACGTGCGCGCGGTTGCTGCCCCGCACCCACAGCGTGTCCGGGTGCGTGCCCGCGTCGCGCACGACGACGCTGGGGCTGCCCTCGAACAGGGCGCGCGCCGCATCCGTGCAGGCCTGCGCCGTGACGTCGCCCTTGGTGAGCGCGTAGCACGTGGCGAGGATGCCGCGGGTCATGGGCACGAGGTGCGGCACGAAGGTGACGCGCAGGGGCGCGCCGGCCACCTTGCTGAGCTCTTGCTCCATCTCCGACGTGTGCCGGTGCGCCGCGGCCTTGTACGCGCGGAAGCCCTCGGCCGCCTCGGGCAGGTGCGTGTTCGGAAGCGGCGAGCGACCCGCGCCCGAGACTCCGCTCTTGGCGTCCACGATGATGCCCTGCGGCTCCACCAGCCCCGCCTTCAGCAGCGGCGCGAGCGCCAAGTTCGCGGCGGTCGGATAACACCCGGGCACGGCGATGAGGTCCGCGGTGCGCAGACTCTCTCGGTGCAGCTCCACCAAGCCATAGGCCGCCGTGCCGAAGCGCGCTGGCGCCAGGTGCTCGCCGTACCACTCCTTGTAGACGGCGGGGTCGCTGAGGCGGAAGTCCGCCGACAGATCCAGCACCACCAGCCCGCGGTCGCGCAGCTCGGACACGATGCCCGCGCTGGCGCCGTGAGGGAGCGCGCAGAAGGCCACGTCCGCGCGGCGGGCGGTGTCGTCCGCGTCGAACGCCTCGATGTCGCCGGGGTACACGCCTGCCAGGCTGGGGAGCACGCTGGCCACGGGCTGGCCGGCCTTGCTCTGCCCCGTGACCAACGTGACCTGAACGCGAGGGTGACCGAGCAGCAGGCGCATGAGCTCGGCGCCCGTGTAGCCAGATCCACCGATGACCGCGACGCGAATGGGTTGGTTCAACTTCTTTTCTTCCATGGGAGACAGCCTCGAACGCGCACGTTATAGCAGGCTCGACGACGATGGCCTGCCCCCTGCTCCGAACCCATGGAAAGCGCGGCGTGAGTTTCACGCTCGGCGCGCTGCTGATGGCCGCCCTGATGGCCCGCGAAACGCACGCGCGCGCACAGACGCAGGACCCGACCTTTCAGACACCGCCCTACCTGATGGATCCGCAGCCGACCGAGCTCACGCTGCTGTTCGAGCTGCGTCGCGCGAGCGCCGCCGAAGTGACCCTCACGGGACCCGAAGGGGCGCGCACGCTGCCCTCCCCCACCACCAAGCATCACATGGTGCGACTGCGCGGCCTGCAGCCGGACGCGTCGTACACCTACCAGGTGCGCCTGGCCGAGGGGCCCACGCGCAACGGCCACTTCCGCACCCCGCGCGACCACGAGCGTGACGACGCGCGGCTCTGCCTCTATGGGGACAGCCGCTCCGGCGAGGAAGAGCACCAGCGGGTGATCGCGGGGCTGCGGCGGGCACACCAGGCCGCGCCCATGGAGGCGGTGGTGCACCTCGGTGACTTCGCCGCCCGTGGTGGCGAGCTGGGCGAGTGGGTGGCGCCGTTCGCGAGCATCGGGCCTCTCGCGCAGGAGGTGGGCCTGGTCCCCGTGCTCGGCAATCACGAGCTCATCCCCGACGGCACGGGGCGCCCGCACTACACGCGCTTCCTGGGACGCGCGATGGGCAGCACGGCCTACTACACGCGGCGCTTCGGGCCGCTGCACCTGGTGGTGCTGGACACCAACACCGACTGGCCCGAGGACGCCGCGCAGCTCGAGTGGGCGCGCGAGCAGCTGCGGACGCTGCGCGCCGCGCACGCCGAGGACTTCATCCTGGTGCTGGCGCACCACCCGATGTTCAGCAGCTCGCTGCACGAAGACCACCAGCCGCTGCGTGACGCGCTCGAGCAGAGCGTGCGCGAGCACGCCGACATGGTCTTCGGGGGTCACGACCACACGTACGAGCGGGGCACCGTGAGCGGGCTGCACTACGTGGTGAGCGGTGGCGGGGGCTCGCCGCTGTACGCGCTGAACCACCGGCGGGACGGGCAGCTGGCCTACGCGCCCGAGCATCACTTCGTGTGTGTGGACGTGGCGGACGGCACCCTCACGCTCACCGCGCAGCGCCCCGACGGAACCACGCTCGAGGCCTGCGCCGTGCGTCGAGGTGAGCCGTTCGTGTGCGCCGATGGGACCCCTCGCGGCGTCGTCGGGGGCGTTCCGCCGTGGCGCTTCTGGATCACGAGCGCGCTCCTGTGGTGGCGCCTGGGCCCCGCCCTGCTGCTGCTGGCGGTGGCCTTCGGCGTGGTGCGTCGGTGGCTCGCGCGGCGCCGGGCGCGACGTGCGACGTAGCGCTGCATTCGCCAATGCCTCCGCGCGCGCTCGCTGCTAGGCTCGCATTCGATGAGCGAACGCGACCTGACCGGACGCTGTGGGACCTGCGGCTTTTTCGTGCCGCTGCGGCGGGACGATGCGGGCAAGGCGAGTGGTGACTGCCGCCTGGGGTGCTGGCCTTCGCCCCTGTACGACGATCGCACGTGCGCCCGGCACAAGCCGCTCGGGCAGTCGTTCGCGGGCTCGCTGGCGCGCAAGAAGGTGGCCGGCGAGCCTACGCGCCGAGGACCGCGCAGCAGCGGCCCACAGGACTACGAACCCGAGCAGCGCCCCAGCATCCCTAGGGAGATAGGAATCGACATGGACCAAGCCGAATTCAAACAGGTGCTGCGCGAGGTGCTGCTGGAGGAGCTGGGCGTGCGCGACGTGTCGCTGGGCGACCGCTGGCGCGGCGGCGAGGTGGAGCTCAAGCCGGGCCGCGAAGGCGTGCAGAGCAAGAGCGTCCCCATGGACGTGTTCTTCAAGAAGATCGTCCTGGTGCGCGAGAAGCTCCGCGTGCTGGAGCAGAAGATCAACAACTCGGACAACCTGGCCGACGACGAGAAGGTCCAGCTGCAGCAGTACGTGACGGCCTGCTACGGCAGCCTGACCACGTTCAACGTGCTCTTCGCGGACAAGGACGACCACTTCACGGGGCAGTCCACCAAGTGAGGCGCGCGCTGGCTGCGCTCTTCGTGGCTGCTGCGCTCGGGTCCGGCTGCGCGCAGAGCCCGCCGCCTCGGCACCCTCGCCCGCCACAGCCAGTCGGGGAGCACGGCGAGGAAACGCACGCCACCGAGCCGGAGCCGAGCCCGGACCGCCCCCCGGTGGAAGGCGCGGTGGAGCTCACTCTCGCCACCCCCACGGGCGAGCTGCTGTTCCTCGGGGACATGCGTGGCCGCCCCATCCTGCTCTACTTCTTCGCGACCTTCGACGTCGCCAGCCAGGCCAACCTCACGCCCCTCGACGCGTTCACGCGGGCACACCCCGAAGTGCGCGTCATCGCCGTCGCCATCCAGCCGGACGCACGCGTGCTGCTCGACGCGTGGGTGCACGCCCTGTCACCGGCCTTCGAGACCACCTTCGATCCCGACAACGCCATCAGCGAAGGCACGAGCGTGCTGGGACAGCTGGGTGTGCCCACCTTCGTGC
This window harbors:
- the lon gene encoding endopeptidase La, with product MFFHKNNDDERQPQGQGTGGPRVVPLLPLRDIVVFPHMVVTLFVGREKSINALEEAMGHEKEILLASQRKAKTNDPAPEDIYEVGTVGVIIQLLRLPDGTVKVLVEGKRRARIERFVPNEEFLLCEVGLIEEPAVDPVAVEALVRSVQRTFEHYVKLNKRITPETVVTVQTIDDASQLADTIVGHLQSIKLADRQEMLETSDPLKRLERLYELMNAEIEILQVEKKIRTRVKKQMEKSQKEYYLNEQMQAIQKELGEKDEFKSEIQEIEERLKTKKLTKEALTRVKKELKKLKMMQPMSAEATVVRNYIDWILALPWFERSEENYDIAHAERILDEDHYGLQKPKERILEYLAVQALVQKLKGPVLCLVGPPGVGKTSLARSIARSTGREFTRLSLGGVRDEAEIRGHRRTYIGALPGRLIQSLRKVGTNNPVFLLDEIDKMSSDFRGDPASALLEVLDPEQNSTFNDHFLDLDYDLSDVMFITTANSLSGIPLPLRDRMEILELSGYTEFEKLNIAVRYLVPRQLEAAGLGDVDVEITENAIRTVIHHYTRESGVRNLERELGSICRKIARQVLKDRQAQEAAKSDDAQGAVDSEAPTGMQAAVPQPAHAPADAETSDNDAREADADKGAQGAAATDEHEGRTEAQYRVVARQVPRYLGVPKFTGDKTSDKDLIGLTNGLSVSSYGGNVLECEAAVVPGKGKLVITGLLEKGMQESAQAAMSYIRSRQKLLGLDEEFHTNLDFHVHFPEFIQKDGPSAGITMATSLASALLKIPVRRNVAMTGEITLRGRVMPIGGLKEKMLAAHRAGIDTILIPAENRKDLGEIPRRVLNAMRVVLVEHMDEVLREALLLHDPDAIFGHNRVRPLEYRNGKLLGPDDDAPAPGTPVPNVSPPGAQQ
- a CDS encoding GNAT family N-acetyltransferase → MTDMLEAPRAARRLTDDDDFAALTELIHLAYAPLAAKGLNYWGSRQTVDDTRHRWARGETWVAVQDGAYVATVTLYAPGTGHGGGWYAQPDVAKFGQLCVHPRLQGTGLGARMLNLVEDRARAQGAAHLACDTSEQATALIALYTRRGYVFVEHMDMRPKVNYRSVLLSLDLRDSSTRNDHA
- a CDS encoding DUF2804 domain-containing protein; the protein is MTNGNPELRDEVDLCLPDGRLNPAARGHSRRQLHRANLRGFGRTKRWEYWGIITPTHVIGLTLADLDVLSLQEVFLLDRATGRERSIPFAAPMGLGVRLPDGLPPFEATGRGPYSSFRFTGEHARPGRPAGTRLHVRVPRVSLNAFVESAGDALGVVVPFGEGLFQYTLKAPACPVSGVIWVDGVSYAIPAGESWAVLDRGRGRWPHAIVWNWAVGSGVVEGRRTGLQLGAKWTAGTGATENALFVDGVMHYLPDEVDFTYDTTHWDRPWRAQGERLDVTLTPFHVRHAGVDLGPLGSDVHQAFGHWRGWVSDTLGVRHSVDGLVGWAEQADNRW
- a CDS encoding PilZ domain-containing protein, which gives rise to MLQTVEVLPPRSEVRRQVDIECQLVSDFWDVPIEHHVLDLSAHGMWLSCDYPLHVGEEVVVELTPPARDPSAREPLFLFGRVCRVQMQRRKHEDHKAGMAIQFFHDSELTADRLAAALVGIPPKLGAPRAAARECVWVEELN
- a CDS encoding metallophosphoesterase produces the protein MSDPDGEGATGRTLEGDPATRGAPVGPAAVPVRDSYRVLHFSDVHLEQGFVGVRRRDFMNKRGIGYLNLALHRRARFAEAARKVSALPELIKRESVHIGLCTGDYTALGTWPELRFARQMMELVAGATEDFVTVPGNHDVYVPDTIADGRFEAVFGALMPNDLPELASDDGWPKVRLYGEHLAIVTFNSARPNPSVRFSSGRVPDGQLDALSRAFTHSRLAGRFLLLGTHYAPRLADGRPDTVRHGLINANDLLERCKVITRGALCHGHVHYLYHVREPGVRMDLCSAGSATYRGREGVWVYDIGRDEAFATPGAWTGERYELDPSRRVRLNAT
- a CDS encoding N-acetyl-gamma-glutamyl-phosphate reductase, whose translation is MEEKKLNQPIRVAVIGGSGYTGAELMRLLLGHPRVQVTLVTGQSKAGQPVASVLPSLAGVYPGDIEAFDADDTARRADVAFCALPHGASAGIVSELRDRGLVVLDLSADFRLSDPAVYKEWYGEHLAPARFGTAAYGLVELHRESLRTADLIAVPGCYPTAANLALAPLLKAGLVEPQGIIVDAKSGVSGAGRSPLPNTHLPEAAEGFRAYKAAAHRHTSEMEQELSKVAGAPLRVTFVPHLVPMTRGILATCYALTKGDVTAQACTDAARALFEGSPSVVVRDAGTHPDTLWVRGSNRAHVGYVVDKRVGRVVAMCAIDNLVKGASGQAVQAFNVRFGFDEGEGLRAPAMWP
- a CDS encoding metallophosphoesterase encodes the protein MSFTLGALLMAALMARETHARAQTQDPTFQTPPYLMDPQPTELTLLFELRRASAAEVTLTGPEGARTLPSPTTKHHMVRLRGLQPDASYTYQVRLAEGPTRNGHFRTPRDHERDDARLCLYGDSRSGEEEHQRVIAGLRRAHQAAPMEAVVHLGDFAARGGELGEWVAPFASIGPLAQEVGLVPVLGNHELIPDGTGRPHYTRFLGRAMGSTAYYTRRFGPLHLVVLDTNTDWPEDAAQLEWAREQLRTLRAAHAEDFILVLAHHPMFSSSLHEDHQPLRDALEQSVREHADMVFGGHDHTYERGTVSGLHYVVSGGGGSPLYALNHRRDGQLAYAPEHHFVCVDVADGTLTLTAQRPDGTTLEACAVRRGEPFVCADGTPRGVVGGVPPWRFWITSALLWWRLGPALLLLAVAFGVVRRWLARRRARRAT
- a CDS encoding TlpA family protein disulfide reductase — translated: MELTLATPTGELLFLGDMRGRPILLYFFATFDVASQANLTPLDAFTRAHPEVRVIAVAIQPDARVLLDAWVHALSPAFETTFDPDNAISEGTSVLGQLGVPTFVLLDADGVPRAAEAGIQPRATLEAMLTRLPQAAGGASEGTR